A part of Paraburkholderia azotifigens genomic DNA contains:
- a CDS encoding fumarate reductase/succinate dehydrogenase flavoprotein subunit, with protein MNTHVLEYDIVVVGGGTAGPMAAVKAKESNPDLKILLLEKANVKRSGAISMGMDGLNNAVIPGHATPEQYTREITIANDGIVDQAAVYAYAKHSFKTIEELDRWGVKFEKDGTGDYAVKKVHHMGSYVLPMPEGHDIKKVLYRQLKRARIAITNRIVATRLLTDAHGKVNGVMGFDCRTADFYIVRAKAVILSCGAAGRLGLPASGYLMGTYENPTNAGDGYAMAYHAGAALANLECFQINPLIKDYNGPACAYVTGPLGGFTANGKGERFIECDYWSGQMMWEFYQELQSGNGPVFLKLDHLAEETIQTIEQILHTNERPSRGRFHAGRGTDYRHQMVEMHISEIGFCSGHSASGVYVNERAETTVGGLYAAGDMAAVPHNYMLGAFTYGWFAGQNAAAFVAGREFAPLDQQQIDAERSRIYAPLGRDHGLAPAQVEYKLRRMVNDYLQPPKVTRKMEIGLQRFEEIADDIASIQATNPHELMRAAEVRAIRDCAEMAARASLFRTESRWGLYHHRVDYPQRDDADWFCHTHLRKDAAGRMTSEKRAVERYIVPLDERERGSYSNLRIHGARHDSQTNTHVLADVPA; from the coding sequence ATGAATACGCATGTACTCGAATACGACATCGTCGTGGTCGGCGGCGGAACGGCGGGGCCGATGGCGGCCGTCAAGGCAAAGGAAAGCAATCCCGACCTCAAGATCCTGCTGCTCGAAAAGGCCAACGTCAAACGCAGCGGCGCAATCTCGATGGGCATGGATGGCCTGAACAATGCCGTCATTCCCGGCCACGCGACACCCGAGCAATACACGCGCGAAATCACGATCGCCAACGACGGCATCGTCGATCAGGCCGCCGTCTATGCGTACGCGAAGCACAGTTTCAAAACGATCGAAGAACTCGACCGCTGGGGCGTGAAGTTCGAAAAGGACGGCACAGGCGACTATGCCGTGAAGAAAGTCCATCACATGGGCTCGTATGTGCTGCCGATGCCCGAAGGACACGACATCAAGAAAGTGCTGTACCGGCAGCTGAAACGCGCGCGCATCGCGATCACCAATCGCATCGTCGCGACGCGCCTGCTCACCGACGCGCACGGCAAAGTCAACGGGGTCATGGGCTTCGATTGCCGCACTGCGGACTTCTACATCGTCCGCGCAAAAGCGGTGATTCTGTCGTGCGGCGCGGCGGGACGCCTGGGCTTGCCCGCATCCGGCTACCTGATGGGCACCTACGAAAACCCGACCAACGCGGGCGACGGCTACGCAATGGCCTATCACGCAGGCGCGGCGCTCGCGAACCTCGAATGCTTCCAGATCAACCCGTTGATCAAGGACTACAACGGGCCCGCCTGTGCCTATGTGACAGGCCCGCTCGGCGGCTTCACGGCGAACGGCAAAGGCGAACGCTTCATTGAATGCGATTACTGGAGCGGCCAGATGATGTGGGAGTTCTACCAGGAACTCCAGAGCGGCAATGGCCCCGTATTCCTGAAACTCGATCACCTCGCCGAAGAAACCATTCAGACCATCGAGCAGATTCTGCATACGAACGAACGTCCTAGCCGTGGACGCTTTCATGCGGGACGCGGCACCGATTACCGGCATCAGATGGTCGAGATGCATATCTCCGAGATCGGCTTTTGCAGCGGCCATAGCGCGTCGGGCGTGTACGTCAACGAGCGCGCCGAAACGACAGTCGGCGGTCTGTACGCAGCGGGCGACATGGCCGCCGTGCCGCATAACTACATGCTCGGCGCGTTCACATATGGCTGGTTCGCCGGACAGAACGCGGCCGCGTTCGTCGCGGGTCGCGAGTTCGCGCCGCTCGATCAGCAGCAGATCGACGCCGAACGCTCACGCATCTATGCGCCCCTCGGACGCGACCACGGCCTCGCTCCCGCACAGGTCGAGTACAAGCTTCGCCGCATGGTCAACGATTATCTGCAGCCGCCCAAGGTGACGCGCAAGATGGAAATCGGCCTGCAACGTTTCGAGGAAATCGCCGACGACATCGCCTCGATCCAGGCCACGAATCCGCATGAACTGATGCGCGCCGCCGAAGTGCGCGCGATCCGCGATTGCGCCGAAATGGCTGCACGTGCGTCGCTGTTTCGCACGGAGAGCCGCTGGGGCCTGTATCACCATCGCGTCGATTATCCGCAGCGCGACGACGCCGACTGGTTCTGCCACACGCATCTGCGCAAGGACGCGGCGGGCCGCATGACCAGCGAGAAGCGCGCCGTCGAGCGGTACATCGTGCCGCTCGATGAACGCGAGCGCGGCTCGTACAGCAATCTGCGCATTCACGGCGCCCGGCACGATTCGCAGACGAACACCCACGTGCTCGCCGACGTTCCGGCATGA
- a CDS encoding gamma-butyrobetaine hydroxylase-like domain-containing protein: protein MNSPRHIEVDQRARTLTLHWPDGATQRIAHRLLRQICPCSECKRHRLEGAEPVVPDDIAVLEIHPAGYGAQLRFSDGHERGIFPWAFLERLQAGDGHIDVRGEPKQ from the coding sequence ATGAACAGCCCTCGGCACATCGAAGTCGACCAGCGCGCGCGTACGTTGACGCTGCATTGGCCGGACGGCGCTACGCAGCGCATCGCGCATCGCCTGCTGCGGCAAATCTGTCCGTGTTCCGAATGCAAACGTCATCGGCTGGAAGGGGCCGAGCCTGTCGTGCCGGACGACATCGCCGTGCTGGAAATCCATCCGGCCGGATACGGCGCGCAACTGCGTTTCAGCGACGGGCACGAACGCGGCATCTTTCCGTGGGCATTCCTCGAGCGCCTGCAAGCGGGTGATGGACATATCGACGTACGCGGCGAACCGAAGCAATAA
- a CDS encoding GntR family transcriptional regulator — protein MSKPASPLAPVASVPLYAQIKDALRAHILDGTYAPHSQMPSEHELCAMFGVSRITVRQALGDLQKEGLLFKLHGKGTFVSKPKAFQNVSSLQGFAEAMSSMGYEIVNQLRSFRIVEADRNVAARLGVEEGAPVTEIHRVRLLNREPVSLELTWLPEAIGTRLANADLVTRDIFLILENDCGVPLGHADVAIDAILADDEIVDALRVEEGSPVLRIDRLTHDASGAPIDYEHLYFRGDAFQYRLRIDREKAGKSIKHTATRKTR, from the coding sequence ATGTCGAAACCGGCCAGCCCCCTCGCGCCCGTCGCATCCGTGCCGCTGTACGCGCAGATCAAAGACGCGCTGCGCGCCCACATACTCGACGGCACCTACGCGCCGCATTCGCAAATGCCGTCGGAACACGAGCTATGCGCGATGTTCGGCGTGAGCCGCATCACCGTGCGCCAGGCGCTCGGCGATCTGCAGAAAGAAGGCCTGTTGTTCAAGCTGCATGGCAAAGGCACGTTCGTGTCGAAGCCGAAGGCGTTTCAGAACGTGAGTTCGCTGCAAGGCTTCGCGGAAGCCATGTCGTCGATGGGCTATGAAATCGTCAACCAGTTGCGCAGCTTTCGCATCGTCGAGGCCGATCGCAACGTGGCCGCGCGTCTCGGAGTCGAAGAAGGTGCGCCCGTCACGGAGATTCATCGCGTGCGGCTGCTCAATCGCGAGCCCGTATCGCTCGAACTGACGTGGCTGCCCGAAGCCATCGGCACGCGTCTCGCGAATGCCGATCTCGTCACGCGCGACATCTTCCTGATCCTCGAAAACGACTGCGGCGTGCCGCTCGGCCACGCGGACGTCGCCATCGACGCGATTCTCGCCGACGACGAGATCGTCGACGCGCTGCGCGTGGAAGAAGGCAGTCCCGTGCTGCGCATCGATCGTCTCACGCACGATGCAAGCGGCGCGCCCATCGATTACGAGCATCTGTACTTTCGCGGCGATGCGTTCCAGTACCGCTTGCGGATCGACCGCGAAAAAGCAGGCAAAAGCATTAAGCACACGGCAACCAGGAAGACGCGATGA
- a CDS encoding 4Fe-4S dicluster domain-containing protein, whose product MSYTPHEILHRSAAPVTIDESKCIADKGCTVCVDVCPLDLLAIDVSKGKAYMQFDECWYCMPCEQDCPTGAVKVDIPYLLR is encoded by the coding sequence ATGTCCTATACCCCACACGAAATCCTGCATCGAAGCGCCGCGCCCGTCACGATCGACGAAAGCAAATGCATCGCCGACAAGGGCTGCACGGTCTGCGTCGACGTGTGCCCGCTCGATCTGCTCGCCATCGACGTCAGCAAAGGCAAGGCCTACATGCAGTTCGACGAATGCTGGTACTGCATGCCATGCGAACAGGATTGCCCGACGGGCGCCGTGAAAGTCGATATTCCCTATCTGCTGCGCTAA
- the kdgD gene encoding 5-dehydro-4-deoxyglucarate dehydratase, with product MTTPQELKAIVSEGLLSFPVTDFDSNGDFRADTYAARLEWLAPYGATALFAAGGTGEFFSLTKSEYTNVIRTATETCKGKVPILAGAGGPTRVAIEYAQEAERNGAHGVLLMPHYLTEASQEGIAAHVEQVCKAVKNMGVIVYNRANSKLNADSLERLADKCPNLIGFKDGVGDIESMVTIRRRLGDRFSYLGGLPTAEVYAAAYKALGVPVYSSAVFNFIPKTAMEFYRAIAADDHATTGRLIDEFFLPYLAIRNRRAGYAVSIVKAGARLVGHDAGPVRAPLTDLNEDELAQLDVLIKKLGAQ from the coding sequence ATGACCACGCCACAAGAACTTAAAGCGATCGTATCCGAAGGCCTTCTGTCGTTCCCCGTCACCGACTTCGACAGCAACGGCGACTTCCGCGCCGACACGTATGCGGCGCGTCTCGAATGGCTTGCGCCGTATGGCGCGACAGCGCTGTTCGCGGCGGGCGGCACAGGCGAATTCTTCTCGCTGACCAAGTCGGAGTACACGAACGTAATCCGCACGGCCACGGAAACCTGCAAGGGCAAGGTGCCGATTCTCGCTGGCGCAGGCGGCCCCACGCGCGTCGCCATCGAATATGCGCAGGAAGCCGAGCGCAACGGCGCGCATGGCGTTCTGCTGATGCCGCACTATCTGACGGAAGCATCGCAGGAAGGCATCGCCGCGCACGTCGAGCAGGTGTGCAAGGCGGTGAAGAACATGGGCGTGATCGTCTATAATCGCGCGAATTCGAAGCTCAACGCTGATTCGCTCGAGCGTCTCGCGGACAAGTGCCCGAATCTGATCGGCTTCAAGGATGGCGTGGGCGATATCGAGAGCATGGTGACGATTCGCCGTCGCCTGGGCGATCGTTTCTCGTATCTCGGCGGTCTGCCGACGGCTGAAGTGTATGCCGCAGCGTATAAGGCACTGGGCGTGCCCGTTTATTCTTCCGCTGTGTTTAACTTCATTCCTAAGACTGCGATGGAGTTTTATCGCGCTATCGCTGCCGATGATCATGCTACGACGGGTCGTTTGATCGATGAGTTCTTTTTGCCGTATCTGGCGATTCGCAACCGTCGGGCTGGGTATGCTGTGAGTATTGTCAAGGCCGGCGCCAGGCTTGTTGGGCATGATGCCGGGCCTGTGCGGGCGCCGTTGACTGATCTGAATGAGGATGAGTTGGCGCAGCTCGATGTGCTGATCAAGAAGCTTGGCGCGCAGTAA
- a CDS encoding ABC transporter ATP-binding protein: MSSVAIEAPARAAREAVNAPARVNVRALSVEVGPPHARLATLEGLDVDIEPGQFVCVLGPSGCGKSTLLGAIAGHIAATEGSIAVDDETVDRPHPERGLVFQQHTLFPWKRVIDNVAFGLKMKGIGAGERRRQAAQLLELVGLGGFGAHYPAQLSGGMQQRVEIARVLINRPRVLLMDEPFGALDAQTRRMMQTLLLDIWSKVRTTVVFVTHDIEEALFLADRILMLSKRPARVVADIPVPLARPRRDESTLDPAFIDIKRQCLSLLRETA; encoded by the coding sequence ATGAGCAGCGTCGCGATCGAAGCCCCAGCGCGAGCCGCACGCGAGGCCGTGAATGCACCGGCACGCGTCAACGTACGCGCGCTGTCCGTCGAAGTCGGTCCGCCGCATGCACGCCTTGCCACACTCGAAGGTCTCGACGTCGATATCGAACCGGGACAGTTCGTGTGCGTGCTGGGCCCGTCGGGTTGCGGCAAGTCGACGTTGCTCGGCGCGATTGCCGGTCACATCGCCGCAACGGAAGGCTCGATCGCCGTCGACGATGAAACGGTCGATCGACCGCATCCCGAACGCGGACTCGTCTTTCAGCAACACACGCTGTTTCCGTGGAAGCGCGTGATCGACAACGTCGCGTTCGGCCTCAAGATGAAGGGCATCGGTGCGGGCGAACGGCGCAGGCAAGCAGCGCAGTTGCTGGAGCTGGTCGGACTTGGCGGATTCGGCGCGCACTATCCGGCGCAACTGTCGGGCGGCATGCAGCAGCGCGTCGAGATCGCACGCGTGCTGATCAACCGGCCACGCGTGCTGCTGATGGACGAACCGTTCGGCGCGCTCGATGCGCAAACGCGCCGCATGATGCAGACACTGCTGCTCGATATCTGGTCGAAGGTGCGCACCACCGTCGTGTTCGTCACGCATGACATCGAAGAGGCGCTGTTCCTTGCGGACCGCATCCTGATGCTGTCGAAGCGGCCCGCACGCGTGGTCGCGGATATCCCCGTGCCGCTCGCGCGGCCACGCCGCGACGAGTCGACGCTCGACCCCGCCTTCATCGACATCAAGCGCCAATGCCTGTCGCTGCTGCGCGAAACGGCATGA
- a CDS encoding ABC transporter permease, with protein sequence MAATFELHDTHASRRRRAPFFTASTKRRARRAASLAACVALWQLAVHFRLSAGFITFSNVPAPSDALPALWSLLHSPRLPMHLAASIWRVLAGFCTAAVIGVGLGLAIGRYRAVEDTVLPALEVLRPIPAVAWIPLAILMFPSSELSMMFITFIGALFPILLNTVHGVEAVDPRLVATARSLGTRPLALYTEVVLPGAAPAIFTGLAIGMGTAWFCLVTAEMIAGQYGIGYFTWESYTLQNYADIVVGMALIGALGMGSSVLVKRLGVALTPWYRLQEARR encoded by the coding sequence ATGGCCGCCACCTTCGAACTTCACGACACGCACGCGTCGCGACGCCGGCGCGCGCCCTTCTTCACGGCATCCACGAAGCGCCGCGCGCGGCGCGCGGCCTCGCTCGCGGCGTGCGTCGCGCTCTGGCAGCTGGCCGTGCATTTCCGGCTGTCGGCTGGCTTCATCACGTTCTCGAATGTGCCCGCCCCTTCCGATGCGCTGCCCGCGCTGTGGTCGCTGCTGCATTCGCCCAGGCTGCCGATGCATCTGGCCGCGAGCATCTGGCGCGTGCTGGCGGGCTTCTGCACGGCAGCCGTGATCGGCGTCGGGCTGGGGCTCGCAATCGGCCGCTATCGTGCCGTAGAAGACACCGTGCTGCCCGCGCTCGAAGTGCTGCGGCCGATTCCCGCCGTCGCGTGGATACCGCTCGCGATCCTGATGTTTCCGTCGTCGGAACTCAGCATGATGTTCATTACGTTCATCGGCGCGCTGTTTCCGATCCTGCTCAACACGGTGCACGGCGTGGAAGCCGTCGATCCGCGCCTTGTCGCGACGGCGCGAAGCCTCGGCACCCGGCCGCTCGCGCTCTATACGGAAGTCGTGCTGCCGGGCGCCGCACCGGCGATCTTCACGGGCCTTGCAATCGGCATGGGCACCGCGTGGTTCTGCCTCGTCACGGCCGAGATGATCGCGGGCCAGTATGGCATCGGCTATTTCACGTGGGAGTCGTACACGCTGCAGAACTACGCGGATATCGTCGTCGGCATGGCGCTGATCGGCGCGCTCGGCATGGGCAGCAGCGTGCTCGTCAAGCGCCTGGGCGTCGCGCTGACGCCGTGGTATCGGCTGCAGGAGGCGCGCCGATGA
- the ltrA gene encoding group II intron reverse transcriptase/maturase, which translates to MGAQQKTHRVLGIGDRGEAPKADARGAEPVAANPEPESPSACDRLMEEVCERENLKQALKRVKANKGAPGVDGMTVQALPAYLREHWPSIRASLLEGTYQPQPVRRVEIPKPDGGGVRKLGIPSALDRLVQQAVLQVLQRQWDPTFSDSSYGFRPGRSAHQAVARAQGYIQAGYRWVVDLDLAQFFDRVNHDILMSRVARRVGDKRMLKLIRAFLTAGVLENGLVGATDEGTPQGGPLSPLLSNLMLDDLDRELERRGLRFVRYADDSNVYVRSARAGQRVMAGLKSFLTGRLKLKVNEAKSAVARPHTRKFLGFTFLNREQVKRRIAPKALSRLKERIRELTQRTRGISVDQMIGALKRYLTGWRGYFGFCETPSVLQRLDEWIRRRIRCFFWKQWKRSPARFRELTARGVTRDLAAQTVGSPHNAWRLSNSPALQCALTNRYLASLGLPSLRL; encoded by the coding sequence ATGGGAGCGCAGCAGAAAACGCATCGCGTCCTTGGGATCGGAGATAGGGGTGAAGCCCCGAAGGCCGATGCCCGAGGGGCTGAACCTGTGGCGGCGAACCCCGAGCCTGAAAGCCCGTCGGCTTGTGACCGACTGATGGAAGAAGTCTGTGAACGGGAGAACCTGAAGCAGGCGTTAAAGCGTGTGAAAGCGAACAAGGGTGCGCCGGGCGTGGACGGCATGACGGTTCAGGCACTACCGGCGTACCTGCGTGAGCATTGGCCGTCGATACGGGCCTCACTGCTCGAGGGAACCTACCAACCTCAACCTGTGAGACGGGTCGAGATACCCAAGCCGGATGGAGGGGGCGTGCGCAAGCTCGGCATTCCCTCTGCGCTCGACAGGCTCGTCCAGCAGGCGGTGTTGCAGGTATTGCAAAGGCAGTGGGACCCGACATTCTCGGACTCCAGTTACGGCTTTCGTCCGGGACGCTCGGCGCACCAGGCCGTGGCGCGCGCACAGGGCTACATCCAGGCGGGATACCGCTGGGTGGTAGACCTGGATCTTGCGCAATTCTTTGATCGCGTAAACCACGACATTCTGATGTCCCGGGTGGCACGGCGGGTCGGCGACAAGCGGATGCTCAAGCTGATCCGCGCCTTCCTGACGGCGGGCGTGCTGGAAAACGGGCTGGTTGGTGCGACGGATGAGGGTACGCCTCAGGGCGGTCCCCTCTCGCCGTTGTTATCCAATCTGATGCTCGACGATCTTGACCGGGAGCTTGAGCGGCGTGGACTGCGCTTCGTGAGGTACGCCGACGACAGTAACGTCTATGTACGCAGCGCACGCGCAGGCCAGCGGGTGATGGCGGGACTCAAGTCCTTCCTTACCGGGCGGCTGAAGCTGAAGGTCAACGAGGCGAAGAGTGCGGTTGCACGGCCACACACGAGGAAGTTCCTGGGCTTCACCTTCTTGAACCGGGAGCAGGTCAAACGGCGTATTGCGCCCAAGGCACTGTCTCGCTTGAAGGAACGGATCCGGGAACTGACACAGCGCACGCGAGGGATCAGCGTTGACCAGATGATCGGTGCGCTGAAGCGGTATCTCACCGGATGGCGTGGCTACTTTGGTTTCTGTGAAACACCAAGCGTGTTGCAGCGTCTGGATGAATGGATCCGTCGTCGCATACGCTGCTTCTTCTGGAAGCAGTGGAAGCGTAGTCCGGCGCGATTCCGGGAACTGACAGCGCGTGGTGTCACCAGGGATCTGGCGGCCCAAACGGTGGGCTCACCACACAACGCCTGGCGACTGAGCAACAGTCCTGCCCTGCAATGTGCGCTCACCAACCGCTACCTGGCGTCTCTTGGCCTTCCATCTCTGCGTCTCTAG
- a CDS encoding ABC transporter substrate-binding protein: MTIRYALPRFIAAAIAPLAFTLAAGAAHAETIRVAIGTQDTTINCATGGLLIRELHLLDKYLPHTGKYKDATYEVQWKDFTSGAPITNEMVAGKLDFGTMADFPGSLNGAAFQKAGRKSIFITVLSGSVDGSGNGIVVPENSPLHSIADLKGKTISVPFASTSHGMLLRAIKAQGWNPDTDVNIITQAPEVAGSALKANKIDAHADFVPFADLFPYRGIARKIYDGAQSHAPTYHGALVDAAYAQKYPEVVVAYLRAAIEANQLIAQDPEKYSLLIQKTTGIEAPVDYLYHGPLGIQTRDLTWKPEYRQATATAIDTLKLLKKTDVDLDVNTFIDDRYIREAFKESGLDYNAALKNYAKQPLAANDAATGKPIRDFNDVTQVWLESETKVRNYASPAEGFAALGKIEQSGGKTRAVFVHDHASGLKLFANQAWYVKDAHGAITAFLLKAGADGYAQQVSGSVVDYAAAKTGAAQAVASR, translated from the coding sequence ATGACCATTCGCTACGCTCTACCTCGATTCATCGCAGCCGCCATCGCGCCCCTCGCATTCACGCTCGCCGCAGGCGCGGCTCACGCCGAAACGATCCGCGTCGCCATCGGCACGCAGGACACGACAATCAACTGCGCGACAGGCGGCCTGTTGATTCGCGAGCTGCATCTGCTCGACAAATATCTGCCGCACACAGGCAAATACAAAGACGCGACCTACGAAGTGCAATGGAAAGACTTCACGTCGGGTGCGCCCATCACGAATGAAATGGTGGCGGGCAAGCTCGACTTCGGCACGATGGCGGACTTCCCCGGCTCGCTGAACGGCGCGGCGTTCCAGAAGGCAGGACGCAAGAGCATTTTCATCACGGTGCTGTCGGGCAGCGTGGACGGCAGCGGCAACGGCATCGTCGTGCCTGAGAACTCGCCGCTCCATTCGATCGCCGATCTGAAAGGCAAGACGATTTCCGTGCCCTTCGCGTCGACGTCGCACGGCATGCTGCTGCGCGCGATCAAGGCGCAAGGCTGGAACCCCGACACCGACGTGAACATCATCACGCAGGCGCCCGAGGTGGCGGGCAGCGCGTTGAAAGCAAACAAGATCGACGCGCACGCCGACTTCGTGCCGTTCGCCGACCTGTTCCCGTATCGCGGCATCGCGCGCAAGATCTACGACGGCGCGCAAAGCCATGCGCCGACCTATCACGGCGCGCTCGTCGATGCTGCGTATGCGCAGAAGTATCCGGAAGTCGTCGTCGCCTATCTGCGCGCCGCCATCGAGGCCAATCAGCTGATCGCGCAAGACCCCGAGAAATACAGCCTGCTGATCCAGAAAACGACGGGCATCGAAGCGCCCGTCGACTATCTGTATCACGGACCGCTCGGCATCCAGACACGCGATCTCACGTGGAAGCCCGAGTATCGCCAGGCCACGGCCACCGCCATCGACACGCTCAAGCTGCTCAAGAAGACGGATGTCGATCTGGATGTAAACACGTTCATCGACGACCGCTATATCCGCGAAGCATTCAAGGAATCCGGACTCGACTACAACGCCGCGCTAAAGAACTACGCGAAGCAGCCGCTCGCCGCCAACGACGCCGCGACGGGCAAGCCGATCCGCGATTTCAACGACGTCACACAAGTGTGGCTGGAAAGCGAGACGAAAGTCCGCAATTACGCATCGCCGGCCGAAGGCTTCGCGGCGCTCGGCAAGATCGAGCAATCGGGTGGCAAGACGCGCGCTGTCTTCGTTCATGATCATGCCAGCGGCCTGAAGCTGTTCGCGAACCAGGCGTGGTACGTGAAAGACGCGCATGGCGCGATCACTGCATTCCTTCTGAAAGCAGGCGCCGATGGTTACGCGCAACAGGTATCCGGTTCGGTCGTCGATTACGCCGCCGCGAAAACGGGCGCAGCGCAAGCCGTCGCCTCGCGCTAA
- a CDS encoding HEAT repeat domain-containing protein — MTDLTILTFDPQTLAPEAAALLSRLSNEDAAVRRIALIELADLEDPDALQPIAAALKHDASPDVRSEAARVLGAWEQREIVETLCDALHDTDGNVREAAASSLSALKQTSSGAVLCAWADDPAPFVQRAILRALRELRYADAFAPALRALEHDDANVRIEAVGVLGWLKDARALAPLAGIAVRDAAAEIRRTAVGALGFSHADDPVISPALLHALGDPAWQVREEAATTLGKLRATSARDALIAALDDDYWQVRLRAARALGQLGNSAAAQPLVALLSHPISNLRKEAALALGELRDPSAAAALRAALDDADPEVRKAVRIALQQIDEATR, encoded by the coding sequence ATGACCGATCTGACCATCCTGACCTTCGATCCTCAAACGCTCGCGCCCGAAGCGGCCGCGCTGCTGTCTCGCCTGTCGAATGAAGATGCCGCGGTGCGCCGCATCGCGTTGATCGAACTCGCCGATCTCGAAGACCCCGATGCGCTGCAACCGATCGCCGCCGCGCTGAAGCACGATGCTTCGCCCGACGTGCGCAGCGAAGCGGCGCGTGTGCTCGGTGCGTGGGAACAGCGCGAGATCGTCGAAACGCTGTGCGACGCGTTGCACGATACCGACGGCAACGTGCGCGAGGCGGCCGCGTCGAGCCTTTCTGCATTGAAGCAAACGTCGTCGGGCGCCGTGCTCTGCGCGTGGGCCGACGATCCCGCGCCTTTCGTGCAGCGCGCCATCTTGCGCGCGCTACGGGAATTGCGTTACGCCGACGCTTTCGCGCCCGCACTGCGCGCGCTCGAACATGACGATGCGAACGTGCGCATCGAAGCCGTCGGCGTGCTCGGCTGGCTCAAGGATGCGCGCGCACTCGCGCCGCTCGCAGGCATCGCCGTGCGTGATGCCGCTGCGGAGATCCGTCGCACTGCGGTTGGCGCGCTGGGCTTCTCACATGCCGACGATCCCGTCATCTCGCCCGCCCTGCTGCATGCGCTCGGCGATCCGGCCTGGCAAGTACGCGAGGAGGCGGCCACGACGTTAGGCAAGCTGCGTGCGACATCCGCGCGCGATGCATTGATTGCCGCGCTCGACGACGACTACTGGCAAGTGCGCCTGCGTGCCGCGCGGGCGCTGGGCCAACTCGGCAACAGCGCGGCCGCGCAGCCGCTTGTCGCGCTGCTGTCGCACCCGATCAGCAACCTGCGCAAGGAAGCGGCGCTCGCGCTCGGCGAACTGCGCGATCCGTCGGCAGCGGCAGCCCTTCGCGCGGCACTCGACGACGCCGATCCCGAAGTCCGGAAAGCCGTGCGCATCGCGCTACAACAGATCGATGAAGCCACGCGATGA
- a CDS encoding sensor histidine kinase produces the protein MERVSFLGKQNPTLTLTLAGALALFVFVLDSFGRYATAIMVLYSIVVMLVATVLSRRGTLIVAIVCIWATVAGYLIGHLDEDSFSALARATVACLSIVATTALTLRIQADSARLAQQVHELHETHEALNRSTTELAHATRVTMLGELAASIAHEVSQPLAAITTHGEAGLRWLRRETPNIDEACHAFEAMVGNARRSSEIIRRIRALASKSEPTFAPLGIHSLVVETIDLLDREVKKYGAVVRMDLAPGELTVNGDRVQLQQVLINLAVNGLQAMSSIHDRPRELKVRTRIEAGERVFVSVEDSGIGFAPEVAANLFCAFYTTKPEGMGLGLSICRSIVEGHGGSISYAMPSTHGATMQIELPIAVHAQA, from the coding sequence ATGGAACGCGTATCTTTCCTCGGCAAGCAAAACCCCACGCTGACGCTGACCCTCGCGGGCGCACTGGCGTTGTTCGTTTTCGTGCTCGATTCGTTCGGCCGCTACGCGACGGCGATCATGGTGTTGTATTCGATCGTTGTCATGCTGGTCGCGACCGTGCTGTCGCGGCGCGGCACGCTGATCGTCGCGATCGTCTGCATCTGGGCGACGGTGGCCGGCTATCTGATCGGGCATCTGGATGAAGACTCGTTCTCCGCGCTCGCGCGCGCAACGGTCGCGTGTCTGTCGATCGTTGCGACTACTGCGCTGACGCTGCGCATTCAGGCCGACAGCGCGCGGCTCGCCCAGCAGGTGCATGAACTGCACGAGACGCATGAGGCGCTGAACCGCTCGACAACGGAACTCGCGCACGCCACGCGCGTGACGATGCTCGGCGAACTGGCGGCCTCGATTGCACATGAAGTGAGCCAGCCGCTCGCGGCGATCACGACGCATGGCGAAGCCGGACTGCGCTGGCTGAGGCGCGAAACACCGAATATCGACGAAGCCTGCCACGCGTTCGAGGCCATGGTGGGCAACGCGCGGCGTTCCAGCGAAATCATTCGCCGCATACGTGCGCTGGCCAGCAAGAGCGAGCCCACGTTCGCGCCGCTTGGCATCCACAGCCTGGTGGTCGAAACGATCGACTTGCTGGATCGCGAGGTGAAGAAATACGGCGCCGTCGTCAGGATGGATCTTGCGCCGGGCGAATTGACCGTCAACGGCGACCGCGTGCAGTTGCAGCAGGTGCTGATCAATCTGGCCGTCAATGGATTGCAGGCGATGTCGTCGATTCACGACCGGCCGCGCGAGCTGAAAGTGCGGACACGTATCGAAGCTGGCGAGCGCGTGTTCGTGAGCGTCGAAGACTCGGGAATCGGCTTCGCGCCGGAGGTCGCAGCGAATCTCTTCTGCGCGTTCTATACGACGAAGCCGGAGGGCATGGGTTTGGGACTGTCCATTTGCCGCTCGATCGTCGAAGGACATGGCGGTTCCATTTCGTATGCGATGCCGTCGACGCATGGCGCGACAATGCAGATCGAACTTCCCATTGCCGTTCACGCGCAGGCGTGA